A region from the Lytechinus variegatus isolate NC3 chromosome 6, Lvar_3.0, whole genome shotgun sequence genome encodes:
- the LOC121417074 gene encoding protein limb expression 1 homolog: MAYRQPPPPLHDEQIQAAMSMAATVKGRLPPHGVSPREGGHMTDQRAKAVLKEAVDAVVNSFAKHTQGYGRVNVVEALQEFWQMKATRGTELKNGPIVVYESVPSSSAPYVCFVTLPGGSCFASFQDCPTKAEARRSAAKIALMNSVFNEHPTRKITDKFIQQAVTDAKKSFEGPIEDEQDPSTSLGAFRFMLEANRGKSMLEFQELMTVFQLLHWNGSLKAMRERDCSRQEVLAHYSHRALDDDMRSQMALDWISREQEMANIIARELAVADEEIERARHAGRELRFPKEKKDILMLACSQIGPL; this comes from the exons ATGGCATACAGACAACCCCCACCGCCGCTCCATGACGAGCAGATACAGGCTGCGATGAGCATGGCCGCCACCGTGAAGGGGCGTCTCCCGCCCCATGGCGTGTCCCCCAGGGAAGGTGGTCACATGACCGATCAGAGGGCCAAAGCAGTGTTGAAAGAAGCAGTGGATGCCGTCGTCAACAGTTTCGCAAAACACACCCAAGGATATGGACGAG TAAATGTAGTCGAAGCCTTGCAAGAATTCTGGCAGATGAAGGCCACCAGAGGAACCGAGCTAAAGAACGGCCCGATCGTTGTATATGAGTCCGTCCCCTCGTCCAGTGCACCATACGTCTGTTTTGTGACCCTCCCAGGTGGGAGCTGTTTTGCTAGTTTTCAG GACTGTCCCACCAAGGCTGAGGCTAGACGAAGTGCCGCTAAGATCGCCCTGATGAATTCTGTCTTCAATGAACACCCAACCAGGAAGATCACAGACAAGTTCATACAGCAGGCGGTGACTGATGCTAAGAAATCATTTGAG GGGCCTATTGAGGATGAGCAAGATCCCAGTACCAGTCTCGGTGCCTTCCGCTTCATGCTGGAAGCCAACCGCGGGAAGTCCATGCTGGAGTTCCAAGAACTGATGACCGTGTTCCAACTTCTCCACTGGAACGGAAGCCTGAAAGCGATGCGGGAGCGCGACTGCTCCCGACAGGAGGTCCTCGCCCACTACTCCCACCGGGCGCTGGACGACGATATGCGGTCGCAGATGGCGCTGGACTGGATCTCGCGGGAGCAGGAGATGGCGAACATCATCGCCCGGGAGCTGGCGGTCGCGGACGAGGAGATCGAGCGGGCAAGGCATGCCGGGAGAGAGCTGAGGTTCCcgaaagagaaaaaagacatTCTGATGCTGGCCTGTAGCCAAATTGGACCGCTGTAA